A single window of Castor canadensis chromosome 3, mCasCan1.hap1v2, whole genome shotgun sequence DNA harbors:
- the LOC109697126 gene encoding fatty acid-binding protein 9, translating into MVESFVGTWKLVSSENFDDYMKELGVNSAARNMAALVKPTVRISVNGEVVKIRTESSLRNIEISFKLGEEFDETTADNRKVKSIVTLDSDTMIHVQKWLGKETTIKRKIVDGKMVVEFTMNNVVSTRTFEKE; encoded by the exons ATGGTCGAGTCCTTTGTAGGAACCTGGAAGCTGGTCTCCAGTGAAAACTTTGATGATTACATGAAAGAACTGG GAGTGAATTCTGCAGCCCGGAACATGGCTGCCTTAGTGAAGCCCACCGTCCGTATTAGTGTCAATGGGGAAGTTGTGAAGATCCGAACAGAAAGTTCTTTAAGGAACATTGAGATCTCCTTCAAGCTGGGAGAAGAATTTGATGAAACCACTGCAGACAATCGGAAAGTGAAG AGCATCGTAACCTTAGACAGTGACACAATGATTCATGTCCAAAAATGGCTTGGCAAAGAaacaacaattaaaagaaaaattgttgaTGGAAAAATGGTAGTG gaatTTACCATGAATAATGTTGTCAGCACTAGAACCTTCGAAAAGGAGTGA